From the Ferrigenium kumadai genome, one window contains:
- a CDS encoding Lon protease family protein codes for MPTSNLTPAELRLTIAPDALGFADTSELLEHPLPWIGQERAEVAARFGLGMDQPDYNLFVLGEVGSGRSSLLRQAMQAAAAKRPVPPDLCYLHNFDAPEHPRALRLPAGQGRLLRQLMARMTKSLQTEIPQRLERQDFKDESERIEKTYKTEEAKVFGELEAFAEARSFTMHRESGHLLFTLRGKKGHALTEDEVLVLPKERRTEIERAEQELRAEISRYLDKVRPMEQAKNGALSALRRQVVKPLLDHELQEIRVGLKKQIKDSVKLRSYLDHVVHDVLDNLELFKVSDNDEELRKEALCKVLSRYRVNLVVDNDGLSGAPVIVEDNPLFRSLFGSIEYQTENDVLVTDFSRIRAGSLHKAHGGFLMLHLRDLVADGLVLEKLRRFLRSGRLQIEEPGTTYAPIAAVSLEPEAVDIDVKIVLIGSRELYYELQEADPESARRFRVKVDFAESFLSSDATRRASAIFVAHACRERGLPHFSAAAVARLLEDGHREAEDRTRQSAIFSRTEALVMESAALCSARAGRLVEAEDIEAALAARTLRHDYPEQRLREAIAEGDMMIALQGERVGQLNGLTEIDLGDYRFGFPVRITARTYAGEDGLLNIEHEVEMSGPIHDKGVLILHNYLSALFFRNAPLALNASIVFEQEYSGVEGDSASCAELYALLSSLSGLPLKQGIAVTGAVNQHGEVLPVGAINEKIEGYFRICETAGLDGSHGVLIPQRNRRHLMLERKVVEAVEQGLFHIYTAEHATEGIELLTGLAAGLANDAGTYPRGSVLGHAQKTLQAYRRACQASEHTKTVHKR; via the coding sequence ATGCCGACATCGAACCTGACTCCTGCCGAACTGCGCCTCACCATCGCTCCGGATGCGTTGGGGTTCGCCGACACGTCCGAATTGCTGGAACATCCCCTGCCGTGGATCGGGCAAGAGCGCGCGGAGGTGGCGGCCCGTTTCGGCCTCGGCATGGATCAGCCTGATTACAACCTGTTCGTGCTGGGCGAGGTCGGCAGCGGCCGCTCTTCGCTGCTCAGGCAGGCGATGCAAGCCGCAGCCGCGAAGCGTCCGGTGCCGCCCGACCTTTGCTACCTGCACAACTTCGACGCGCCTGAACATCCGCGCGCACTGCGCTTGCCAGCCGGTCAGGGGCGGCTGCTCCGCCAGCTCATGGCGCGCATGACGAAATCGCTGCAAACCGAGATTCCCCAACGCCTGGAACGTCAGGATTTCAAGGATGAAAGCGAACGCATCGAGAAGACCTACAAGACCGAAGAAGCAAAGGTCTTCGGCGAACTCGAGGCCTTTGCCGAAGCCCGCAGTTTCACCATGCATCGCGAATCCGGGCATCTGCTGTTCACCCTCCGCGGCAAGAAGGGGCATGCCCTGACCGAGGACGAAGTGCTCGTCCTGCCCAAGGAGCGCCGCACCGAGATCGAGCGAGCCGAACAGGAATTACGCGCCGAGATCAGCCGCTATCTCGACAAGGTACGGCCGATGGAACAGGCGAAGAACGGGGCGCTGTCCGCATTGCGGCGCCAGGTGGTGAAGCCGCTCCTGGACCACGAGTTGCAGGAAATCCGCGTCGGTCTGAAGAAGCAGATCAAGGACTCCGTCAAGCTAAGGTCGTATCTGGACCATGTGGTGCACGACGTGCTCGACAACCTCGAACTGTTCAAGGTTTCAGATAACGACGAAGAACTGCGCAAGGAGGCGCTGTGCAAGGTGCTGTCCCGCTACAGGGTGAACCTGGTGGTGGACAACGACGGGCTGAGCGGCGCGCCGGTGATCGTCGAGGACAATCCGCTATTCCGCTCGCTGTTCGGCAGCATCGAATACCAGACCGAAAACGATGTGCTGGTGACCGACTTTTCCCGCATCCGCGCCGGCAGCCTGCACAAGGCGCACGGCGGGTTCCTGATGCTGCACCTGCGCGATCTGGTGGCCGACGGACTGGTCCTCGAAAAACTGCGGCGGTTCCTGCGCAGCGGCCGGCTGCAGATCGAGGAACCCGGCACGACCTATGCGCCGATTGCGGCGGTTTCGCTCGAACCCGAGGCAGTGGACATCGACGTCAAGATCGTCCTCATCGGCTCGCGCGAACTGTATTACGAACTGCAGGAAGCCGACCCGGAGTCCGCGCGCCGCTTCCGCGTGAAGGTGGACTTTGCCGAAAGCTTTTTATCCAGCGACGCGACCCGCCGCGCCTCGGCCATCTTCGTCGCCCATGCCTGCCGGGAACGGGGACTGCCGCACTTTTCCGCGGCCGCCGTGGCACGCCTGCTGGAGGATGGACACCGCGAAGCGGAAGACCGGACGCGCCAGAGCGCGATCTTCTCCCGCACCGAGGCGCTGGTCATGGAAAGCGCCGCGCTGTGCAGCGCCCGAGCCGGCCGCCTGGTCGAGGCGGAGGATATCGAGGCGGCACTGGCCGCCCGCACCCTGCGCCACGACTACCCCGAACAGCGGTTGCGGGAAGCCATCGCCGAAGGCGACATGATGATCGCATTGCAGGGCGAGCGGGTCGGCCAGCTCAACGGGCTGACCGAGATCGACCTGGGCGATTACCGCTTTGGCTTCCCGGTGCGCATCACTGCACGCACCTACGCCGGCGAGGACGGCCTGCTCAACATCGAGCATGAAGTGGAGATGTCCGGCCCGATCCACGACAAGGGCGTTCTCATCCTGCACAACTACCTGTCTGCCCTATTTTTCCGCAACGCGCCGCTCGCGCTCAATGCCTCCATCGTGTTCGAGCAGGAATACAGCGGCGTGGAAGGCGACTCCGCTTCCTGTGCCGAGTTGTATGCGTTGCTCTCCTCTCTGTCCGGACTGCCGCTCAAACAGGGCATCGCGGTGACCGGTGCGGTCAACCAGCACGGCGAGGTACTGCCGGTGGGCGCTATCAACGAAAAGATCGAGGGTTATTTCCGTATCTGCGAAACGGCCGGACTGGACGGCAGCCACGGCGTGCTGATCCCGCAACGTAACCGCCGCCACCTGATGCTGGAGCGCAAAGTGGTCGAGGCCGTCGAACAGGGGTTGTTCCATATCTATACCGCAGAGCACGCAACCGAGGGCATCGAGCTGCTCACCGGCTTGGCCGCAGGCCTAGCGAACGATGCTGGCACCTATCCGCGAGGCAGCGTGCTGGGCCACGCCCAGAAAACCTTGCAGGCCTATCGCCGTGCCTGCCAGGCATCGGAACACACCAAGACCGTGCACAAACGCTAG
- a CDS encoding FecR domain-containing protein has translation MRNIFVLLVLLLSISNNAHSATLFATVDSLSGKAFVSADAMQWKAVSVGQKIYEGQTITTDDDGEVHLETVDGGIIAIRPDTEFRVDEYKAEGDADDKVFMSLLKGAMRSVTGWIGKYNASGYRVTTPTATIGIRGTDHETTVIDETDGDEAGTYDTVNEGETVLKTKYGESVVTPEKFAFAPRYRAVAPVLLAQRPMFWAKRKLVIEGLIPQRKAQLRDRIKQLRDDRIKQREKMRDKSTGQAQTKKKEHAKEARKEMRAKQRKQAEQRRDVLRKEKSRNATQGVGPEKAERIKREQRPRPEQKNRN, from the coding sequence ATGAGAAACATATTCGTTCTGTTGGTGTTGCTGCTTTCCATCAGCAACAACGCTCATTCGGCAACGTTGTTTGCCACGGTCGACTCTCTTTCCGGAAAAGCTTTCGTGTCGGCCGACGCCATGCAATGGAAGGCGGTTTCCGTCGGACAGAAGATATACGAAGGGCAGACCATCACTACCGACGATGACGGTGAGGTCCACCTTGAAACGGTGGACGGAGGGATCATTGCCATCCGGCCGGACACCGAGTTCCGCGTCGACGAATACAAGGCCGAAGGCGATGCCGACGACAAAGTATTCATGTCCCTGCTCAAAGGAGCGATGCGTTCCGTCACCGGCTGGATCGGTAAATACAACGCATCGGGCTACCGAGTCACGACGCCGACCGCCACCATCGGTATCCGGGGAACCGACCACGAGACTACCGTGATCGATGAGACCGATGGCGACGAGGCGGGTACCTACGACACGGTCAACGAAGGCGAGACGGTGCTGAAGACGAAGTATGGCGAGAGCGTCGTGACGCCGGAGAAGTTCGCTTTTGCACCCAGGTACCGTGCAGTCGCGCCGGTGTTACTGGCTCAAAGGCCGATGTTTTGGGCAAAGCGCAAGCTGGTGATCGAAGGGCTCATCCCGCAGCGCAAGGCGCAGCTGCGGGATCGCATCAAGCAGCTGCGTGATGACCGGATCAAGCAGCGGGAGAAGATGCGCGACAAAAGCACCGGCCAAGCCCAAACCAAAAAGAAGGAGCATGCCAAAGAGGCACGCAAGGAGATGCGCGCGAAGCAGAGGAAACAGGCCGAACAACGCCGTGACGTTCTGCGCAAGGAAAAAAGCCGGAATGCGACACAAGGTGTCGGCCCTGAAAAGGCGGAGCGCATCAAACGCGAACAGCGGCCCCGACCGGAGCAGAAGAATAGGAATTAA
- a CDS encoding alpha/beta hydrolase — MSVFLKRLAALLAAAVAVSYMGACGYMQTTQLEKVFEPSPALQTTPERMGMPFEELRIPVGSGAERGELYAWWVPSGKADAPTVMYLHGNFGNIGHNLDHTKRLHDMGYNVLLPDYRGYGKSSDGQPTEARVYEDAEAAWQYLLKVRGVPPQRAFIYGHSLGGAIAIDLAVHHPEAAGLITEGTFTSMQAMGELKYDYLPLGLLLNQRFESLQKVPKLKIPVLLIHGSWDEKVPVAMAKQLYDAAPQPKQLLLIEGGEHSNSGTIGWVEYRDAVSAFIRQYTH; from the coding sequence ATGAGCGTGTTCCTGAAGCGCCTCGCGGCGCTCCTGGCCGCGGCCGTCGCCGTTTCGTATATGGGCGCCTGCGGCTACATGCAGACGACGCAGCTCGAGAAGGTGTTCGAGCCATCGCCGGCATTGCAGACCACGCCGGAACGGATGGGCATGCCGTTCGAGGAACTGCGCATCCCCGTGGGCAGCGGCGCGGAGCGCGGCGAGCTGTACGCATGGTGGGTGCCTTCCGGCAAGGCGGATGCGCCGACCGTGATGTATTTGCACGGTAACTTCGGCAACATCGGCCACAACCTCGATCACACGAAGCGCCTGCATGACATGGGCTACAACGTGCTGCTCCCGGATTACCGGGGCTACGGCAAGAGCAGCGACGGACAGCCCACCGAGGCACGGGTGTATGAAGATGCAGAGGCGGCCTGGCAGTACCTGCTCAAGGTGCGCGGTGTGCCGCCGCAGCGCGCCTTCATCTACGGCCACTCGCTGGGCGGTGCCATCGCCATCGACCTTGCGGTGCACCATCCCGAAGCAGCCGGCCTGATCACCGAAGGCACCTTCACCTCGATGCAGGCGATGGGTGAGTTGAAATACGATTATCTGCCGCTCGGCCTGCTGTTGAACCAGCGATTCGAATCCTTGCAGAAGGTGCCCAAGCTGAAGATTCCGGTGCTGCTGATCCACGGATCCTGGGACGAGAAGGTGCCGGTGGCGATGGCGAAGCAGCTGTATGATGCCGCGCCTCAGCCCAAGCAGCTGCTGCTGATCGAAGGCGGCGAGCACAGCAACAGCGGCACGATAGGCTGGGTCGAGTACCGCGACGCGGTTTCGGCTTTCATCAGACAATACACCCACTAA
- a CDS encoding CYTH and CHAD domain-containing protein, with the protein MAVETELKLSISPEHLNRLKRHPLLRRLSVSRAANHKLYSVYFDTPALDLRNHAMALRLRRAGKQWLQTLKGGGGVQAGLHQRNEWETPVAGEGLDFEALKAAGGELPRGVRKELQPVFVTDFSRNLRLLKFEGAEIELCMDKGEVRTEQHSFPICELELELKSGEPRQLFELALALLDIVPFELETVSKAEQGYRLLSGDTDGPVKGGVPQLGKADKLAQVLQTLIWSCLQHLQGNLRGAMHGDDAEYLHQMRVALRRLRVVLRLAAKVRPDSELASLSSDVAKLCIALGRIREWDVFIADTVQPMCARMPGHGGLQALLAASEERGAACYEALRCEAQARELQRLILRFAIWMDGPYWQQDGDQLRACDFATRHLRKLFRRFDQAGQQLNGLEAERLHALRILAKKLRYSAEFFAGLYGKQQAKSFLAALSEVQDVLGQINDVAVAHRLLDELAEAPALSAHQEAIGLAQGWIAHNLSHQYVALRKAIQRFRKQSAFWDK; encoded by the coding sequence ATGGCAGTCGAGACCGAACTCAAGCTATCCATTTCACCTGAGCACTTGAACCGGCTCAAGCGCCATCCCCTGCTCAGGAGATTGTCGGTCTCACGTGCTGCCAATCACAAACTGTATAGCGTCTATTTCGATACGCCGGCACTCGATTTGCGCAACCATGCGATGGCGTTGCGCCTGCGCCGTGCCGGGAAGCAATGGCTGCAAACGCTGAAGGGTGGGGGGGGCGTGCAGGCCGGTTTGCACCAGCGCAACGAATGGGAAACGCCGGTGGCAGGCGAGGGACTGGACTTCGAGGCGCTCAAGGCCGCCGGAGGCGAGCTGCCGCGGGGCGTGCGCAAGGAATTGCAGCCGGTGTTCGTCACCGATTTTTCCCGCAACCTGCGCCTGTTGAAATTCGAGGGGGCGGAGATCGAGCTGTGCATGGATAAAGGCGAAGTGCGCACCGAACAGCACAGCTTCCCGATCTGTGAACTGGAACTGGAACTGAAATCCGGCGAGCCCCGGCAGCTGTTCGAGCTGGCGCTGGCGCTGCTGGACATCGTGCCGTTCGAGCTGGAAACGGTGAGCAAGGCGGAGCAGGGTTACCGCCTGCTGTCGGGAGATACCGATGGGCCGGTCAAAGGTGGCGTGCCGCAGCTGGGCAAGGCGGACAAGCTGGCGCAGGTGCTGCAAACGCTGATCTGGTCATGCCTGCAACATTTGCAAGGCAATCTGCGAGGGGCGATGCATGGCGACGATGCAGAGTATCTGCATCAGATGCGCGTGGCATTGCGGCGCTTGCGCGTCGTGCTGCGCCTGGCCGCGAAGGTACGCCCCGATTCGGAGCTGGCTTCGTTGAGCTCGGACGTCGCTAAGCTGTGCATCGCTCTGGGGCGCATACGCGAATGGGATGTGTTCATCGCCGACACGGTACAGCCGATGTGCGCTCGCATGCCCGGCCATGGCGGGTTGCAGGCGCTGCTCGCAGCCAGCGAAGAACGGGGCGCTGCATGCTACGAGGCGCTGCGCTGCGAGGCGCAGGCGCGCGAGTTGCAGCGGCTGATCCTGCGCTTCGCCATCTGGATGGACGGGCCATATTGGCAGCAGGACGGCGACCAACTGCGGGCGTGCGATTTCGCGACGCGCCATCTGCGCAAGCTGTTCAGGCGCTTTGACCAAGCCGGACAGCAGCTGAATGGACTCGAGGCAGAACGGTTGCATGCGTTGCGTATCCTTGCCAAGAAATTGCGATATAGCGCGGAATTCTTTGCCGGCTTATATGGCAAGCAGCAAGCGAAGTCATTTCTTGCTGCGTTAAGCGAGGTGCAGGACGTGCTTGGGCAGATCAACGACGTGGCGGTGGCGCATCGCCTGCTGGACGAATTGGCTGAGGCCCCAGCCTTGTCGGCGCATCAGGAAGCGATCGGATTGGCTCAGGGCTGGATCGCGCACAACCTGTCCCACCAGTACGTTGCGTTGCGCAAGGCTATACAACGTTTCAGGAAACAGTCCGCGTTCTGGGACAAGTAA
- a CDS encoding TPM domain-containing protein gives MNILARVFLLALLLCGAARAEVAVPPLSARVTDLTATLDAQQILTLESRLAEFEKNKGAQLAVLIVPTTQPETIEQYGIRVAEAWKLGRKGVDDGALLLVAKDDRALRIEVGYGLEGVLNDATAHRIVDEIIVPYFKRGEFYPGIESGLAAMMKVVNGEPLPPPQRGAASGKFDIESMLFAAFGLVVVVGGILRALLGRFPAALLTGGGLGLVAWLTVAPLFVALLVGVMAFVFVLLGGTRRGFGGYGSGGFGGGSHGGGFGGGGFSGGGGGFGGGGASGRW, from the coding sequence ATGAACATCCTGGCGCGAGTCTTCCTGCTTGCGCTGCTGCTGTGCGGAGCGGCGCGGGCCGAGGTGGCCGTGCCGCCGCTTTCCGCGCGCGTCACCGACCTCACCGCCACGCTGGATGCTCAGCAGATCCTGACGCTGGAGTCCCGTCTCGCCGAATTCGAAAAGAACAAGGGCGCGCAGCTCGCCGTGCTGATCGTGCCGACCACCCAGCCGGAAACCATCGAGCAATACGGCATCCGCGTCGCCGAGGCATGGAAGCTGGGGCGCAAGGGCGTGGACGACGGCGCGCTGCTGCTCGTCGCCAAGGACGACCGCGCGCTGCGCATCGAAGTGGGCTACGGCCTCGAAGGCGTGCTGAACGATGCCACCGCGCACCGCATCGTCGACGAGATCATCGTGCCGTACTTCAAGCGTGGTGAGTTCTATCCGGGCATCGAATCGGGGCTGGCGGCGATGATGAAGGTCGTCAACGGAGAACCCTTGCCGCCGCCGCAGCGCGGCGCCGCCAGCGGGAAATTCGACATCGAGTCCATGCTATTCGCCGCCTTCGGGCTGGTGGTGGTCGTGGGCGGGATATTGCGCGCGCTGCTCGGGCGCTTCCCTGCCGCATTGCTGACGGGTGGAGGGCTGGGACTGGTGGCATGGCTGACGGTCGCGCCGTTGTTCGTGGCGCTGCTGGTCGGGGTGATGGCATTCGTGTTCGTGCTGCTGGGCGGCACGCGGCGCGGTTTCGGCGGTTATGGCAGCGGCGGCTTCGGGGGCGGGAGTCATGGCGGCGGCTTCGGCGGGGGAGGCTTCAGCGGCGGGGGCGGCGGCTTCGGCGGTGGCGGAGCCTCGGGACGATGGTAG
- a CDS encoding GNAT family N-acetyltransferase: MNRERENAERTSIAPDPAPDSPLVLTEADEAPESLLNEWPEDGAFYRATRHAMPGFSLGYLVAHRAGVRVAVIPYFITEFRLNTMLDVGWMKRVLGGLSLRVACVGHPTVSFGRIDGQISSQLLDQVSAVLSRKAPIVAFKGFGPDLPAHGFVRVKGLPVAVLNLEGDFWSTLHNHKQRNDFTRKLRASSALRFEEHAGLPAEYLERIHHLYLGTRSRAAIQFECLSPEYFSATSDRSIYVLAFLHEQLVGFAQMLPKGERVVGKYLGMDYTANREHGVYFALCLHALEVCARRGYTEIELGETGYSFKQALGCGMVDIWHYYRHCNPVVHSLLARLAFLLEPSGKDLPG, encoded by the coding sequence ATGAATCGGGAGCGAGAAAACGCGGAGAGGACCAGCATCGCTCCCGACCCTGCGCCGGATAGCCCGCTGGTGTTGACCGAGGCGGACGAAGCCCCGGAATCCCTTTTGAACGAATGGCCTGAAGACGGTGCGTTCTACCGGGCGACCCGGCATGCCATGCCGGGCTTCTCTCTCGGCTATCTGGTTGCGCACCGTGCAGGTGTGCGCGTCGCGGTCATTCCCTATTTCATCACCGAATTCAGACTCAACACCATGCTCGATGTGGGCTGGATGAAGCGCGTGCTCGGCGGATTGAGCTTGCGTGTCGCCTGTGTCGGGCACCCCACGGTCTCATTCGGGCGCATCGACGGACAGATCAGCAGCCAGCTGCTCGACCAGGTCTCTGCCGTATTGAGCAGGAAGGCGCCCATCGTCGCCTTCAAGGGCTTCGGGCCTGACCTGCCGGCGCACGGTTTCGTCCGCGTGAAAGGACTGCCGGTGGCCGTGCTGAACCTCGAGGGGGACTTCTGGAGCACCTTGCACAACCACAAGCAGCGCAACGATTTCACTCGCAAGCTCAGGGCTTCATCTGCGCTGCGCTTCGAGGAGCACGCCGGCCTGCCCGCCGAATATCTGGAACGGATTCATCATCTCTACCTGGGTACCCGCAGCCGCGCTGCCATCCAGTTCGAGTGCCTGTCCCCCGAGTATTTTTCCGCCACTTCCGATCGCAGTATCTACGTCCTCGCCTTCCTGCATGAACAGCTGGTCGGTTTCGCGCAGATGCTGCCCAAGGGCGAGAGGGTGGTGGGCAAGTATCTGGGCATGGATTACACGGCCAATCGCGAGCATGGCGTGTATTTCGCCTTGTGCCTGCATGCGCTGGAGGTCTGCGCCCGCCGGGGATACACGGAAATCGAGTTGGGCGAGACCGGCTACAGCTTCAAGCAGGCCTTGGGCTGCGGCATGGTCGATATCTGGCACTACTATCGCCACTGCAACCCTGTCGTTCACTCGCTGCTGGCACGTCTTGCTTTTCTCCTCGAGCCGTCCGGAAAAGACCTGCCGGGATAG
- a CDS encoding LemA family protein, translated as MRALWMVLLTVLLSGCGYNTFQSTDEQIKASWAEVLNQYQRRADLIPNLVNTVKGYASQEKSVLLGVTEARAKVGSIQATPELINDPQAFAKFQAAQGELTSALSRLLVVSENYPQLKSDQNFRDLQAQLEGTENRITVARNRYIKAVQEYNVAVRSFPTNLTAMLFGYGVKPSFTVEDEKEISRPPTVDFNAPQPAPAK; from the coding sequence ATGCGTGCCTTATGGATGGTTTTGCTGACGGTGCTGTTGAGTGGTTGCGGCTACAACACTTTTCAATCGACCGACGAGCAGATCAAGGCGAGCTGGGCGGAGGTGCTGAACCAGTACCAGCGGCGCGCCGACCTGATCCCCAATCTGGTGAACACCGTCAAAGGTTATGCGTCGCAGGAGAAGAGCGTGCTGCTGGGTGTCACCGAGGCGCGCGCCAAGGTCGGCAGCATCCAGGCCACGCCTGAGCTGATCAACGACCCGCAGGCGTTCGCCAAATTCCAGGCCGCGCAGGGCGAGCTGACTTCGGCGCTGAGCCGTTTGCTGGTGGTTTCCGAGAATTACCCGCAACTGAAATCCGACCAGAACTTCCGTGACCTGCAGGCCCAGCTCGAAGGCACGGAGAACCGCATCACCGTGGCACGCAACCGCTACATCAAGGCGGTGCAGGAATACAACGTCGCGGTACGCTCCTTCCCGACCAACCTGACGGCGATGCTGTTCGGATACGGCGTCAAGCCGTCGTTCACGGTGGAGGACGAGAAAGAGATCTCGCGTCCGCCGACAGTGGACTTCAACGCGCCCCAGCCGGCACCGGCAAAATAA
- a CDS encoding NAD(P)/FAD-dependent oxidoreductase codes for MKTDVIIIGAGAAGLMCAMQAAQRGRAVVLLDHSKKLAEKIRISGGGNCNFTNLDVRPENFISSNPDFCRSALARYKPQDFIALLYKHNIAFHEKDLGQLFCDDGSEAIIAMLRGECDEAGAKRFMNCEIEEITYDAPKEEGAKGKFNVSTSRGEFTAASLVVATGGLSIPKTGATPFGYHVAEQFGIPIAKLRPGLVPLSVAPDDWKPYADLTGVSLDVTVSFGKQSFRENMLVTHRGLSGPAILQISSYWQHGQPLHIDLLPALDMAVQLDEQKGSKKLLSNYLTQWWPKSFAEAWCEQLPGIENLPLNQYNDKQRKLIAASIHDWQVTPSGTLGYTKAEVTCGGVDTRALSSKTMECNEVPGLYFIGEVVDVTGQLGGYNFQWAWASGHAAGQAV; via the coding sequence ATGAAGACAGATGTGATCATTATCGGCGCGGGCGCTGCCGGCCTGATGTGTGCCATGCAGGCGGCGCAGCGCGGGCGTGCCGTGGTGCTGCTCGACCACTCCAAGAAACTCGCCGAGAAGATCCGCATCTCCGGCGGCGGGAATTGCAACTTCACCAACCTTGACGTCCGGCCGGAGAACTTCATTTCCAGCAACCCGGACTTCTGCCGCTCGGCGCTGGCGCGATACAAGCCGCAGGACTTCATCGCGCTGCTGTACAAGCACAACATCGCTTTCCACGAAAAAGACCTCGGCCAGTTGTTCTGCGACGACGGATCGGAAGCGATCATCGCCATGTTGCGCGGCGAATGCGACGAGGCGGGCGCGAAGCGCTTCATGAACTGCGAGATCGAAGAGATCACGTACGACGCGCCGAAGGAAGAGGGCGCCAAGGGCAAGTTCAACGTTTCCACCTCGCGTGGCGAATTCACTGCAGCATCGCTGGTCGTCGCGACCGGCGGCCTGTCCATACCCAAGACCGGCGCTACGCCGTTCGGCTACCACGTCGCCGAGCAGTTCGGCATCCCCATCGCCAAGCTCAGGCCCGGCCTGGTGCCGCTGAGCGTGGCCCCCGACGACTGGAAGCCCTATGCCGACCTGACCGGCGTATCGCTCGATGTGACGGTGAGTTTCGGCAAGCAGTCGTTCCGCGAGAACATGCTGGTCACCCATCGCGGCCTCAGCGGCCCGGCGATCCTGCAGATATCGTCGTACTGGCAGCACGGCCAGCCGCTGCACATCGACCTGTTGCCGGCTCTCGATATGGCGGTGCAGCTCGACGAGCAGAAGGGCAGCAAGAAACTGCTGAGCAACTACCTGACGCAGTGGTGGCCGAAAAGCTTCGCCGAAGCTTGGTGCGAGCAACTGCCCGGCATCGAAAACCTGCCGCTCAACCAGTACAACGACAAGCAGCGCAAGCTGATCGCCGCGAGCATCCACGACTGGCAGGTCACCCCCAGCGGCACGCTGGGCTACACCAAGGCCGAGGTCACCTGTGGCGGCGTGGACACGCGCGCGCTGTCGTCCAAGACCATGGAGTGCAACGAAGTGCCGGGCCTGTATTTCATCGGCGAGGTGGTAGATGTCACCGGCCAGCTCGGCGGCTACAACTTCCAGTGGGCGTGGGCCTCGGGCCATGCGGCCGGGCAGGCGGTCTAA
- a CDS encoding TPM domain-containing protein, whose product MDIKRIMRHLSTGRAAVRRAFSQSTLDAIEHAIREIEAQHSGQIRFAVEAALDLSPLLADQTARERAIEVFSLLRVWDTEHNNGVLIYLLLADRDVEIVADRGVHARLGPSAWEAICVEMEAAFREGRFEEGVLAGIRSVGNHLIQHYPHAGEKLNELPDRPVLL is encoded by the coding sequence ATGGATATAAAACGCATCATGCGGCATCTATCCACGGGACGTGCGGCGGTTCGGCGGGCCTTTTCGCAGAGCACGCTGGACGCGATCGAGCACGCGATCCGCGAGATCGAGGCGCAGCACAGCGGACAGATCCGTTTCGCGGTCGAGGCCGCGCTCGACCTCTCGCCGCTGCTGGCGGATCAGACGGCGCGCGAACGGGCCATCGAGGTGTTCTCGCTGTTGCGCGTGTGGGATACCGAACACAACAACGGCGTGCTGATCTATTTGCTGTTGGCCGACCGTGACGTGGAGATCGTCGCCGACCGCGGTGTTCACGCCAGGCTGGGGCCGTCGGCGTGGGAAGCGATCTGCGTGGAAATGGAAGCGGCATTCCGCGAGGGCCGGTTCGAGGAAGGTGTGCTCGCCGGTATCCGCAGCGTCGGAAATCACCTCATACAGCATTACCCGCATGCGGGTGAGAAATTGAACGAATTGCCGGATCGTCCTGTGTTGCTATAG
- a CDS encoding zinc-dependent peptidase yields MGGFFAGLLGWGKDVPVLDDEAWQAAMGLPVFDGLNPEEIDRLRELAGKLLADKAFNGAGDAEVDTGMATVIAAFAALPVLNLGYGWYEGWNEIVVYPGEFLYDGEQMDEAGVVHHVRHARSGESWEGGPMVLSWQDVQHSGLGEGYNVVIHEFAHKLDMRNGNANGRPPLHSGMSPEEWAHDWQTAYDDFCRRVDGGEETLIDPYAAESPAEFFAVLSECFFEAPDVLHQVYPAVYGQLQRFYLQDPLARHFSGDQ; encoded by the coding sequence ATGGGCGGATTCTTCGCCGGTCTGCTCGGGTGGGGAAAGGACGTTCCCGTCCTTGACGATGAAGCGTGGCAGGCGGCCATGGGGCTGCCCGTGTTCGACGGGCTGAATCCGGAAGAGATCGACCGCCTGCGGGAACTGGCGGGCAAGCTGCTCGCCGACAAGGCATTCAACGGTGCGGGAGATGCCGAGGTGGATACCGGCATGGCGACCGTCATCGCCGCATTCGCGGCCCTGCCGGTGCTGAACCTCGGTTACGGCTGGTACGAAGGCTGGAACGAGATCGTGGTCTATCCGGGCGAATTCCTCTACGACGGCGAACAGATGGACGAAGCCGGCGTCGTCCACCACGTGCGCCATGCCCGCAGCGGCGAGTCCTGGGAGGGCGGCCCCATGGTGCTGTCCTGGCAGGATGTGCAGCATTCCGGGCTGGGCGAGGGCTACAACGTCGTGATCCACGAATTCGCCCACAAGCTGGACATGAGGAACGGCAACGCGAACGGCCGCCCGCCGCTGCACTCCGGCATGAGCCCGGAGGAGTGGGCGCACGACTGGCAGACCGCTTACGACGACTTCTGCCGCCGCGTGGACGGCGGCGAAGAGACCCTGATCGATCCCTATGCCGCGGAGAGCCCCGCGGAATTCTTCGCTGTCCTTTCCGAATGTTTCTTCGAGGCGCCCGATGTGCTGCATCAGGTCTATCCGGCGGTGTACGGGCAATTGCAGCGTTTCTATCTGCAGGACCCGCTGGCTCGTCATTTCTCGGGAGACCAATGA